A genomic region of Methylobacterium durans contains the following coding sequences:
- a CDS encoding SDR family NAD(P)-dependent oxidoreductase — protein MIPRYQRALIVGAGSGLSASLARLFAGEGMRVGLAARDVGKLDALAAETGAAIHACDACRPAEVEALFARLELALGGHPDVVVYNASGRLRGPLVDLDPAAVERALAVTAFGGFLVAQAAARRMLPARHGALLFTGASASLKGFAGSSPFAMGKFALRGLSESLARELQPQGIHVAHFVIDGAIRNPARGGEPPDAPDSTLDPDAIARAYRDLLRQDRSAWTSEVALRPWVERF, from the coding sequence ATGATTCCACGCTACCAGCGCGCCCTCATCGTCGGGGCCGGCTCGGGGCTCAGCGCCTCGCTCGCCCGGCTCTTCGCGGGGGAGGGGATGCGGGTCGGGCTCGCCGCCCGCGACGTCGGCAAGCTCGACGCCCTCGCGGCCGAGACCGGGGCGGCCATCCACGCCTGCGACGCGTGCCGCCCGGCCGAGGTCGAGGCGCTGTTCGCCCGGCTGGAGCTGGCGCTCGGCGGCCACCCGGACGTGGTGGTCTACAACGCGAGCGGGCGCCTGCGCGGCCCCCTCGTCGATCTCGATCCGGCGGCGGTGGAGCGGGCGCTCGCGGTGACGGCCTTCGGCGGCTTCCTGGTGGCGCAGGCGGCCGCCCGGCGCATGCTGCCCGCCCGGCACGGGGCGCTCCTGTTCACGGGCGCCTCGGCCAGCCTGAAGGGCTTTGCCGGGTCGAGCCCCTTCGCCATGGGCAAGTTCGCCCTGCGGGGCCTCTCCGAGAGCCTCGCGCGCGAATTGCAGCCCCAGGGCATCCACGTCGCCCATTTCGTGATCGACGGCGCCATCCGGAACCCGGCCCGCGGGGGCGAACCCCCGGACGCGCCGGACAGCACCCTCGATCCCGACGCCATCGCCCGCGCCTATCGCGACCTCCTCCGCCAGGACCGCAGCGCCTGGACCTCGGAGGTGGCGCTCCGCCCCTGGGTCGAGCGGTTCTGA
- a CDS encoding DUF1328 domain-containing protein, which produces MIGWAVTFLVVAVIAALLGFGGIAGTAMEAAKIVFFVAIALFLISAVFGVMRGRSPRL; this is translated from the coding sequence ATGATCGGTTGGGCAGTCACCTTCCTCGTCGTCGCCGTCATCGCAGCCCTGCTCGGGTTCGGCGGCATCGCGGGCACCGCCATGGAGGCGGCCAAGATCGTCTTCTTCGTCGCGATCGCGCTGTTCCTCATCTCCGCCGTGTTCGGCGTGATGCGCGGCCGTTCGCCGAGGCTCTGA
- a CDS encoding nucleoside deaminase, whose amino-acid sequence MPGPDPLPPDPLSLAFAAARRAAAEGEVPVGAAIVRDGAVLAVAHNRPRALSDPTAHAEILAIRAACARLGDERLTGCDLYVTLEPCPMCAGAISFARIRRLYFAASDPKGGGVEHGSRVFNQPTCHHAPEVYGGLREAEAAQLLRGFFAARREPEGETG is encoded by the coding sequence GTGCCCGGACCCGACCCCCTCCCTCCCGACCCGCTGAGCCTCGCCTTCGCGGCCGCCCGCCGGGCCGCCGCCGAGGGCGAGGTTCCGGTCGGCGCCGCGATCGTGCGCGACGGCGCGGTGCTGGCTGTGGCGCACAACCGGCCCCGCGCCTTGAGCGACCCGACCGCGCACGCCGAGATCCTGGCGATCCGCGCCGCCTGCGCTCGCCTCGGCGACGAGCGCCTGACCGGCTGCGACCTCTACGTGACGCTCGAACCCTGCCCGATGTGCGCGGGCGCCATCTCCTTCGCGCGGATCCGGCGGCTCTACTTCGCCGCCTCCGACCCGAAGGGCGGCGGCGTCGAGCACGGGTCGCGGGTGTTCAACCAGCCGACCTGCCACCACGCGCCGGAGGTCTACGGGGGCCTGCGGGAGGCGGAGGCGGCGCAACTGCTGCGCGGCTTCTTCGCGGCGCGGCGCGAGCCAGAGGGAGAGACGGGATGA